In Crassostrea angulata isolate pt1a10 chromosome 4, ASM2561291v2, whole genome shotgun sequence, one genomic interval encodes:
- the LOC128180745 gene encoding beta-1,3-galactosyltransferase 5-like yields MMMRRECCLCLLLTNALVFIILYMYIQPGTNLPAFHEDSTNFYFKMKKIQNGVDGSEKTENYPGRCENDLELLILVPSSMWNFRHREAIRKTWGNKDSSDAETRLLFFTGTSLSNETFQQMFTDEQGQFQDIVKVNITESYDNLTKKSIALLKWAHLNCPGVRYVLKSDDDMFINIQNLVNVLRKTKPKNAILGVKNSHSVPFRDKGSKWYVSREQYPKDKYPIYISGTAYVITGDIISPLYNSTLYVPSLFIEDVYLNGICRERIGAEAIHLPGFDPARNKGKINGRFFAKRITGHHFSPRDIILMWDELKTVLKSPRSVNNN; encoded by the coding sequence ATGATGATGCGACGTGAATGCTGTCTGTGTCTGTTGTTAACAAATGCGCTTgtgtttatcattttatatatgtacattcaaCCTGGGACAAACTTGCCGGCTTTCCACGAAGATTCAACCAATTTCTActttaagatgaaaaaaattcagaatgGTGTTGATGGCAGTGAAAAAACGGAAAATTACCCAGGCAGATGTGAAAATGACCTAGAATTACTCATATTAGTTCCAAGTTCGATGTGGAATTTTAGGCATAGGGAGGCCATCAGAAAAACCTGGGGAAACAAGGATAGTTCTGATGCAGAAACACGGCTGTTGTTTTTTACGGGAACATCACTTTCAAATGAAACatttcaacaaatgtttacGGATGAACAAGGACAATTTCAAGATATCGTAAAGGTAAACATTACAGAATCGTATGATAATTTAACTAAAAAGTCAATAGCATTGTTAAAATGGGCTCATTTGAACTGTCCCGGCGTTAGATACGTTTTGAAGTCGGACGATGATAtgtttataaacattcaaaacCTAGTTAATGTCTTGAGAAAAACTAAACCAAAAAACGCCATTCTAGGAGTGAAAAATTCACACTCAGTCCCGTTTCGGGACAAAGGATCAAAGTGGTATGTGTCCAGGGAACAATATCCAAAGGACAAGTACCCAATATACATAAGTGGGACAGCCTATGTTATAACTGGGGATATCATATCACCATTATACAATTCAACACTTTATGTGCCTTCATTGTTTATAGAAGATGTGTACTTGAATGGAATATGCCGTGAAAGAATTGGAGCAGAAGCCATTCACCTTCCAGGCTTTGATCCAGCAAGAAACAAAGGAAAGATTAATGGACGATTTTTTGCGAAACGAATAACAGGACATCATTTTTCTCCCAGGGACATAATACTCATGTGGGATGAACTTAAGACAGTTCTAAAATCACCCCGTTCTGTAAATAATAACTGA